In Pyricularia oryzae 70-15 chromosome 2, whole genome shotgun sequence, one genomic interval encodes:
- a CDS encoding transcriptional repressor rco-1, translating into MSMHPGYRGGAAPPQPNGPSRLNELLEGIRAEFEASARAAENYEHQINTQINEMHMVREKVYQMEQTHVQLKAKYEEELAHLRRQLEGRGGGMPQGGIGGPSQHAGPAQPPNIGVGNNVFGAIMSGQTGQPLAPPPPPPQEQQPPQHQMAQPPPGLSGPPPPPPPPSQQPPFQQYPQPPGPGNFPSQPPQSTASPGPGKRGAIGRPPAGGPATPQINNPMPYPGPGQSPQVPNHPTPDHPRGLAQHQPPQPPPGNALGDLDIERIPSHFKKSRDDWWAIFNQAVPRVLDVDLVHTLQHESVVCCVRFSADGKYVATGCNRSAQIFDVNTGEKVCVLQDDNADTTGDLYIRSVCFSPDGKYLATGAEDKQIRVWDITTRTIRIQFAGHEQDIYSLDFARDGRTIASGSGDRTVRLWDIENGTALTVFTIEDGVTTVAISPDTKYVAAGSLDKSVRVWDLTQGCPVERLEGPDGHKDSVYSVAFSPNGRDLVTGSLDKTIKLWELATPRGNMQNQGSKGGRCVKTFEGHRDFVLSVALTPDNQWVMSGSKDRGVQFWDPRTGSTQLMLQGHKNSVISVAPSPTGGFFATGSGDMRARIWSYTRMDNRMA; encoded by the exons ATGTCGATGCATCCGGGTTACCGGGGCGGCGCTGCGCCTCCGCAGCCGAACGGCCCCTCCCGGCTGAATGAGCTGTTGGAAGGCATCAGGGCCGAGTTCGAGGCTTCTGCGCGCGCCGCCGAGAATTACGAGCACCAAA TCAATACTCAGATCAATGAGATGCACATGGTCCGAGAAAAGGTGTACCAGATGGAGCAGACACACGTGCAATTGAAGGCCAA ATACGAGGAAGAGCTCGCTCATCTCCGTCGCCAGCTGGAGGGACGAGGAGGTGGCATGCCACAGGGAGGCATTGGAGGTCCCTCACAACACGCAGGCCCCGCACAGCCCCCTAACATCGGCGTTGGCAACAACGTTTTTGGTGCCATAATGTCGGGGCAGACTGGTCAACCTTTGGCCccgcctcctccgcctccGCAGGAGCAACAGCCGCCACAGCACCAGATGGCGCAACCTCCGCCCGGTCTCTCCGGGCCTCCGCCCCCGCCCCCGCCCCCATCTCAGCAGCCGCCATTCCAACAGTATCCCCAGCCGCCCGGTCCGGGAAACTTCCCTTCACAGCCCCCTCAGAGCACCGCCTCTCCAGGCCCTGGTAAGCGTGGGGCTATAGGTAGGCCTCCTGCGGGCGGCCCGGCGACTCCCCAGATCAACAACCCGATGCCATATCCAGGCCCGGGTCAGTCTCCGCAAGTTCCCAACCACCCAACCCCTGACCACCCCCGAGGACTTGCACAACACCAGCCGCCTCAGCCGCCGCCTGGTAACGCTCTCGGAGACCTTGATATCGAACGCATTCCGTCGCACTTCAAGAAGAGCCGAGACGATTGGTGGGCCATCTTCAACCAGGCCGTGCCTCGCGTGCTGGACGTTGATCTGGTACACACCCTTCAGCATGAGAGTGTGGTCTGCTGTGTGCGCTTCAGCGCGGACGGCAAGTATGTGGCGACCGGTTGCAACCGGTCTGCACAGATTTTTGATGTCAACACAGGTGAAAAGGTCTGCGTTTTGCAAGACGATAATGCAGACACTACTGGTGATCTCTACATCAGGAGTGTTTGCTTCAGCCCCGACGGCAAATACCTGGCCACGGGTGCCGAGGATAAGCAGATCAGG GTTTGGGACATCACCACCAGGACCATCAGGATTCAGTTTGCAGGACACGAGCAGGATATTTACTCCCTAGACTTTGCGCGCGACGGCCGTACAATTGCTTCCGGAAGTGGAGACCGCACCGTCAGGCTTTGGGATATTGAGAACGGCACAGCCCTCACAGTGTTTACCATTGAGGATGGTGTGACCACAGTAGCCATATCCCCAGACACCAAATATGTTGCTGCTGGCTCCTTGGACAAGAGCGTTCGCGTCTGGGATCTCACTCAGGGCTGTCCTGTGGAGCGCCTTGAGGGACCTGATGGCCACAAGGACAGCGTATACAGCGTGGCGTTCTCTCCTAACGGCAGGGACCTTGTCACCGGAAGTCTGGACAAGACCATCAAGCTCTGGGAGCTCGCCACACCTCGCGGCAACATGCAGAACCAAGGATCTAAAGGCGGCCGCTGCGTCAAGACCTTCGAGGGTCACAGG GACTTTGTTCTCAGTGTCGCCTTGACCCCTGACAACCAGTGGGTCATGTCGGGATCCAAGGATCGCGGCGTTCAGTTCTGGGATCCTCGCACAGGATCAACGCAGCTCATGCTGCAAGGCCACAAGAACTCGGTCATCTCGGTCGCACCCAGCCCAACTGGTGGCTTCTTCGCCACCGGTTCCGGCGATATGCGCGCTCGTATCTGGTCTTACACCCGCATGGACAACCGTATGGCGTAG
- a CDS encoding C-5 sterol desaturase, translating into MDIVLEITDTFLWDYMYAFVAPATAPPYDYPNLSNGTAVAHNGWEYKPTTALFSLEPSQAAYQSALPRDNIYRQGISLFLIYWIFGVLVYYIFATASYLFIFDKKQMEHPKFLKNQIKLEMIQANKAFPIMALYTVPMILLEIRGYSKLYDSADEAPAWWYNYIQFPLFLVFTDFCIYWIHRWLHAPIFYKRLHKPHHKWIMPTPFASHAFHPLDGYAQSFPYHLFPFIFPLQKVAYIGLFVFINIWTILIHDGEYVANNPIINGAACHAVHHFAFNYNYGQYTTLWDRLGGSYREPDADLFDLKAKMSKEQWNKQAKEMENLVQQIEGEDDRVYGEISDKKTR; encoded by the exons ATGGATATTGTTCTGGAAATAACAGACACCTTCCTATGGGACTACATGTATGCCTTTGTCGCACCGGCCACCGCACCACCCTACGACTATCCAAACTTGTCAAATGGCACGGCCGTCGCGCACAATGGCTGGGAATACAAGCCGACGACCGCCCTCTTCTCCCTCGAGCCTTCGCAAGCTGCGTACCAGAGCGCCCTGCCGAGAGATAACATATACCGACAAGGCATCTCTCTGTTTTTGATTTACTG GATATTTGGCGTCTTAGTCTACTACATCTTCGCGACGGCCTCATATCTCTTCATTTTCGACAAGAAGCAAATGGAGCACCCGAAGTTCCTGAAGAACCAGATCAAGCTCGAAATGATCCAGGCCAACAAGGCGTTTCCCATCATGGCCCTCTACACCGTCCCCATGATCCTCCTCGAGATACGCGGATACAGCAAGCTTTATGACTCTGCCGACGAGGCCCCGGCCTGGTGGTACAACTACATCCAGTTCCCGCTTTTCCTGGTATTTACCGACTTCTGCATCTACTGGATCCACCGCTGGCTGCACGCCCCCATATTCTACAAGCGCCTGCACAAGCCTCACCACAAGTGGATCATGCCCACGCCGTTTGCGTCGCACGCCTTCCACCCGCTCGACGGCTACGCCCAGTCGTTCCCTTACCACCTCTTTCCCTTCATCTTCCCGCTGCAGAAGGTCGCCTACATCGgtctttttgtctttatCAACATCTGGACCATCCTGATCCACGACGGCGAGTACGTCGCAAACAACCCCATCATCAACGGCGCCGCCTGCCACGCCGTCCACCACTTTGCCTTCAACTACAACTACGGCCAGTACACCACCCTGTGGGACCGCCTGGGCGGCAGCTACCGCGAGCCCGACGCGGATCTGTTCGACCTCAAAGCCAAGATGTCAAAGGAGCAGTGGAACAAGCAGGCCAAGGAGATGGAGAACTTGGTCCAGCAGATCGAGGGTGAGGACGACCGCGTCTACGGCGAGATCAGTGACAAGAAGACGAGGTAA
- a CDS encoding ribosomal protein L28e, producing the protein MSNVSADLIWEVVRNQNAFLEKRNTNGGVQFSRDPLNLTNKHSRKYAGFVNDKAIGVQASSNEKGGVAITSKKAGAGNKPASSQTTTTFRPHKNNRSTFKAVANQTAKNGYRADLRQAAVARTSAILKSQRPVKAEPEKKLRGNAAKKDEA; encoded by the exons ATGTCCAACGTCTCTGCTGACCTGATCTGGGAGGTTGTCC GCAACCAGAATGCCTTCCTTGAGAAGCGCAACACCAACGGCGGCGTCCAGTTCTCGCGCGACCCCCTGAACCTTACCAACAAGCACTCGCGCAAG TACGCCGGCTTCGTCAACGACAAG GCCATTGGTGTCCAGGCTTCCTCAAACGAGAAGGGTGGTGTTGCCATCACCAGCAAGAAGGCCGGTGCCGGTAACAAGCCCGCCAGCTCgcaaaccaccaccaccttccGCCCCCACAAGAACAACAGGAG CACCTTCAAGGCTGTTGCCAACCAGACTGCCAAGAACGGCTACCGTGCCGACCTTCGCCAGGCTGCCGTCGCCCGTACCAGTGCCATCCTCAAGTCGCAAAGGCCCGTCAAGGCCGAGCCCGAGAAGAAGCTGCGCGGCAACGCCGCCAAGAAGGATGAGGCTTAA